A window of Sphingobacterium kitahiroshimense genomic DNA:
CATTCAGACACGGTACAGCGGTTTTGTAAATGGGAAACACCTTTTGAACCGATGTTAGGAAAATATATGGAGATTGTCGATGAACAGGGAATAGAAGCGCAGTTTACGGGTCCGATGGCGAGAAGGGTGATGCCACCTCCTGCAGAAAGTTATATTCTAGTGCAACCAAATGATTGCGTCAGTACAGTATACAACCTTGCAAAAAACTATACGATCAAACCAGGAAAATACACTGTTAAATATACTGGCGGAGGTGTGAGTGGTCTACATGAAGGAAATGAAGTCAAAATTACTGTAAATGGAAAATAATCACAATTTGTTTATAAATAAATAAGGTAACTTTTTCATATTTTCTATCTATCCATCCAGAGTTTGAAGGCTCTTACTTTATCTTTAGGAACTACGATTTCACAGTCGGTCTTTGTATCCAGCTTTAATAATAAACTATTTTTAAAATAAGGTATTACTATTGTTATGGCATCAACATTAACGATTACTTGTCTGTTGCATCTAAAAAACTTCAAGGGATCTAACTGATTAACAAGCTCGTCAAGTGTGTTTCCTAAAATAAACCGCTCACCTTCGAGCGTTTCCAGTATCACGGAATGATCTATATATATATAACGGATATTAGAAGTTTTAACCACGAAATACTTTTCACCTTTTTTAAGGAGAAACCGTTCACGTAAAATATTTTTAGAATTATAAGTATCGAGCTGCGTAATTAACCGACGCAAAGAATTATCGATTTTATAATTTGAACTGTTTTGAAATACCTTTTTAATCATATCATCAAACTGTGTTTGTGAAATTGGTTTCAATAGATATGACAATGCATTATAATCAAATGCTTTTATAGCATAGTGATCAAACGCCGTAGTGAATACAATAGGGCAATTAATCTCTAAATTTGTAAATAGTTCGAATACTAAGCCATCACTCAGTTGGATATCCAACAATAATAAATCTGGCTCACCGTTTAGCATGAACCATTTTTCAGCTTCCTCAATACTTTTCAGCCACGCTACAATCGAAAGAGATTCACTTTTAACATTTCGAGCTAGCCTTTCAATATTATTGTAAGCAGCGATTTCGTCTTCAACGACTACAATTTTCATATGCTATTAATTTAATTTTTCCATTGGTTTGATGGGATTGTAATATTGGAATTTTGACAATGAAGAAATTGTCTATGATATCCACTTCCACTTTCGTTGTTGAAAGCATTGCATATATTTTTCTTAAGCTTGCTAAACCAATCCCACTGTTTTCCTTCGTATAAGAATGCCTTTTACCAAACATATTATTTGAGACAACCACAAATTGGGATGTTACATCAATCGTACATCTCACGCGATGACTATCATCAATAATGTTGTGCTTTATTACGTTTTCAACAAGATTATATATTGACAAAGGAGGAATAACAGCCTTATCATCAATTTGGTGTGAATAATTTATCGAAACTATTAAATTGGAACCATATCTTTCCTGTGTCATCTTAATGAATTTCTCTACGATCAAAAGCTCTTCCACTAATGATACAGTTTGGTTGTCAGCGTTCTTTAAAAGATATCGGTATAGTTCGGAAAGATTATGTAAAAAGTTCAATGCTTTGGGGTTAGTATCATCTATAAGAGAATAAAGAGTATTGAGATTATTAAATAAGAAATGGTGTTCTAACTGGCTTTTTATCGCATTGATACTGGCAGTTTGAAGTTGCTTCTGTAATAGAACATTTCTGCGCATATTTGAGATAGATACAGTTACTGCACCATAAATTATAGAATAGATGTTTAATCCAAGCCACGTGGGAAAGAAACGGCTAGTTAAAAAAAGTCCAAAAGATTCTTTAACGTTCCAGGTACCTAAATAAAACTCCAACAGCTTTTCGAGCACTGTAACTGCCACACCAATTAAGAGGAATCCTACAATTTGTATTAATCTATTAAGCTTAGGCTTTTGAAAATCAAATTGTCCACAGTACCACATTAAAAATGCCACTGGAATGCTATAAATTAAAGATCTTGGAAAGATGGATAGAAAGAAGTCGGAGATAGAACCCAACACATATTCGGAACTAAACTGAACTTCACTCGATAGAATAATGGCAAACAATAAAAAAGCAAACAGGTAAGCCCTAAAATATGTACTCAAAAATCTCTTCATTGAATCTTGTATTATGGAATAGCTTTTATAGTTTTAATTTTCTAATTATTTAACTTTTTAATTAACTGGGATGGCTGTACCTCCAGCGTTTTTGTCTTCAATGACATCCGAATCATCCTGTTTCGCACTCTTTTTAATTTTGCCAAATTGATAACGAAAACTTAGACGTAATTGTCGTAATGGTGCTACTATTGTAGAATTTTGATTAAAATTATATCCTGAAACTTCAGTATGTAATTTTACATTTTTATGGAATGGCTGTAACATCGATAGGGAAATACTTGAACTTTTATTTATTATATTTTTCTTGACACCAATCATTGAATACGAAAGCGCATCTGAATACCCTTGTAAATTAATTTCTCTCGTATTATAGTTCGAATATAACTCTAATGAGAAACCTTTACTGAATTTTGCAGAAGCAAATATACTGGCGTTCATGGTAAGCCCCTTATTGGAATAAGTGTCACTTGAAAGTTTACTATAAAAAATGTTCAAATTTGGTGCAACAGAAAATTTGGAATCCTGATATGAAAAATAGATATTTCCTCCTAAAGATCTACTTTTTCCTATATTTTGAAAGGTAACAGAGGTTGAGCCATCTGAACCTACATCTCTTTTTTCTTGAATAGAATTATTCACGATTGTAAAAAAAGGTGACAGTGTAAAAAATAATTTGTTAACTGAGAAATTTGAATATGCAACCTCTATTTGATGACTTTTTTCAGGTTTCAAGTTTGGATTTCCATAACGAACATTATTGACATCAGCTCTATTTATAAAAGGATTTAGAAATGTAATACCCGGTCTCTGTAACCTCTGATTATAACTTAATCGTATAGACTGCTTAGTCTTCCCAAAAGATTTTACGAAAGACAAACTTGGCAAAAGGTTACGAAAATCATTTTCGAAAGAATGCAAACGATCCACTCTTCCATCATTTATTGTTCTTTCGTAACGTAATCCTGTATTGGATCGGAAACCTTTTCCTAGTGAGACATTGTAACTGTTATAAACAGAAATAATTTGCTGATCATAATCCATTTCATTCAATGAACTGTCCATAAGTTCAAAACTTTGGCTAGCATTATCAAATGCCGACATCAGCGAAGAGCTGTTAAAAGCTCTTCCAATATATTTCATTCCAAATTCAAGATTGATCCTTTTAGAAAGAGGTTTGGAATAATCTATTTGTGCCGACAGTTCTTTACGCTTTTGCAAATTAAAACTTCTATCGTCATAAGCACGATCTCGATTAAGAAAATAATGGTTATTATCATCCGATGAACTTAATATAATGGATGAAATCAAAGTGTGGTTGTCACCCTTCAACTTCAAATTGTGATCAAGATGTAAAGAATAACCTGGTTTTTTAATCTTATTATCTATAGATCTTGAATTTTCATCCGCTCCCACTCCTTTAACCGAGGACCAAAAACTTATATCCTCATCCCTATCATTATTAACATCATTCACCTGAATTCCGGCTGATAAAATATTTTTATGAGAGAAGTTATAGCTTGATGATAGATTGGCTCCATAAGACCGTCCAATGGCCCTTATATCACTTTCTTGAAATAAATACTGTGTTTGATCTCCATAACTATTTCTCTCTAATTCGGAATGAATTTTATTCCTATAATAATTGGAAGTTAAAGAAACATTTGATGAAAACTTCGTATTACTTATACCGCCGCCTGCTGCTATATTCGCATTTCCAATTGAGCCTGCCGAAACATTCACGAATGCATTTATGCCTTTAAGATCTCTTTTTGTTATTATATTTATGATGCCGACAGTGCCCTCTGCATCATATTTAGCGCCTGGATTTGTAATGACTTCTACACGTTTAATCATACTTGCGGGAACTAATTTCAATGCATCCGAAACTGATCCAGCAATAAGAGTAGAAGGTTTGTCGTTAATGAATACTTTCACGCTAGAACTCCCACGTAGTTTGACCTCCCCATTAAAATCAACGCTAACATATGGTACTTTTCTTAGTAATTCGTCTGCGGCAAAACTATCCGAATTATTGGTTTCATCAACGTTATAAATTAATTTACCATCTTTTTCTTCTACTATTGGAGCTTTTAATACTATAGAAACCTCATCAATGGTTCGGCTCTTTTGAAAAAGCTTAATTATTAAAGGCTCTTTTGAGATCGACGAAGTTTTTAAAAAAAAATCCAAACTATCGTAACCGACATGTGAAATTTTAAGTAATATTGAATCACGAAGAACTTTGCGCATCTGAAATCTCCCCTCCTGATCAGATGATAATCTATCGATAATTTCTCTATCATTGATAGAGATTACTTGAATCGTCGCAGATGGGATTACCTTTTCTGTTGTTTGTTCTAAAATTTTCCCATAGAATATAATGCTATCTAATCCGATTCTCTGCGATATTACATTTTCTACTTTTTTTATGGAGCCCCCTTTTGATAGTAAAACAGATGTCAATGAAAAAAATAATACGAAGGAAATTCTTCTTATGCTCATATTAAATTAGTTTATAGATCTAAACTAGATAAGCATCTTTAAAATTCCACCCACAAAACGATGAGGTCGAAATTCAGCCATTTAAAACCGAATTTTTGCACTTAAATAGATTTAAACAATGGGATGATAAAATTAACCCAAATAAATTTTAACCTAAAGAAGTATTCGTCTTTTATCAATTTAATTCTTCTTTACAAACTGTTTCGTAAAGAGAATAATCCTATAAATTAATATACTATTTAATTCAAATTTAATAAATATAGAGATTTTTACCATCAATAGGAATATATTAATGCTATTATAATCCCTATGACAATGGAAATCAGATGCATTTATTTGCTTAATCTGTTTTAAGGACTTATTACTAAATATCTATCCTTTCTTAACCACTTCCCTCCTCTACCATGCTAGATTATCTGGTGACAAAATTTAGTACCTTCCAATTCTTGAAGACTATAGTTATGCTCACCAAGTTTTCTTGTAGGCTTTGAAATCAAAATACAATAATCTTGATCGATACCAACCAAGCTATGATCAAAAGTACGGTGGAGATTTTGACATCGTGTAACTTCTGTGTTTTTAGCGATATCTGCTAAAGGTAAACCCACTTTCTTCAATTACATTGCAGTTGAAATCGATTTTTCACGTTCATCTCTTGACGATACAAGCAGTACTTTTTAGCACTGCTTGTCATGGAATTAGCTTCAGTAAAAAAACGATAACAACGTGATCACTAAAATAATTTTGAGAATAAACCTGGTTTTTTCCAAGTCTTTTTGTACTCATCTGCCAAAGCAACATGATCACTATAGCCCAATACAATGTCAAGATGTTGATGCGCTTGCTTCAAATCGCCACTGACATACAAAGCTTTTGCCACTAACAGATGAACTTCTTCGGAGGTATCATCATATCCCCGATCTTCGGTCTCATAAATATGCTTTAATTTATTGGAGTACTTAAGCAAGGGTTCCAGTTGATTGTCTGCTGCAAATAATTTGATACCATATAGCAACCATTGTAGATATTCCGGCGCGTCAAATGTTTCTTCACAATAAGCATCCTGTGCTGTGAAAAAGTCAATTCCTTCTGAATACTCCTCCATGAAATAATGACTTTTCATAATCATATACAACGTTTTTGCTTTATCAAAGGCATTAATAATAAATTCCTTCTTATTGCCTAAGTATAGGCGAGCTGTATGGTTGACATTTTTGTAGTCTTCTATTTCATTGTAAATCTGCATCAGCACATAGGGTGCATGTGCTTCATGCGGATACTGCTCAATAATATGCGTATAATAAGCGATCTTAACATCATGTGGTTCGTCGTCATAAATATCGTACAGCAGTCCTTCAACAGTATTTTTCGCGGCTTCATAATCTCTAAAATCATAATCGGAAATATCTGGATTCACAATATAGTGCTGATAGATTTTAATTAGCAATTCCTGTGCTTCATCAGCACTATTTTCAGTCTCCCCTAAGCCATTCTTGACAACTAAATAATCGGCTTGATGTTTCAGATATAGATAAAAGTTTGAATCTTCTGCTGTATAAGTACGAAAGAATTTTGCTAACGCAGCTTTTGCATCGACATAATTTTCTTGTTTTATTAGTGCATCTAATAAAGTATGATGCAGTTCCTCAAATTCACTATTTTGCAGGCCAATATGGATCACATCGACTGCAGTCCCATAACATCCATTTTTAATAAGTTCTATACTATAGTTATTGCAGCACATGGCCCAATTGTGTCTGCTACCGAGATAGTCACTTTCATAACTACCTTCTTCATAATATGCCTGGAAAGCATGAAAAGATTGTTCATAAAGACCCGATAACATCGCTTGAAACAACGCAAGATCTTCCGGATCTGTAATTTCTTCCGTGATAAATTCGCTAAGTTCAACGCCGTCATTGTACAGGTCCCGAGGCAAATCTTCAAATGTTGGAAGTTCCAGATCGATTGCTCCTGTTACTAAATATTTGGATATAAAATAGCGTCTCCAGGTTATGGAGGCGGATTTAATTTCTAGGGCTTTGCTCAGCAGTGGTAATGCCTCTGCGTGCCGTGCTGCTTCATGTAAATAGGTGCCTGCAAAATGATACAGCGAAAATTTATCGGAATGCGTATCCAACAGCCTCAGTGCGTGATGATAATAAAAATCGGCCTTTATATGCATCCTCTCAAAATGATTACGCTCCACGATTAACTGGAAATAAAACACGTCATCATCGACAAGTCCATTCTTAATCAGCTTATCGAAACGTTGGTGCCATTTCACTAGCCCATCTAAAACATCCTCTTTACTATTTACACCTCTGATCAATTTCAATAAGATGGCCTTTGTCAAGGCCATATCTTCATTTTCAAAAGCTATTTCTGCAAGATACAGGTAGTCGCTATCATTATCGCTGGCAAATTGTTGTATGTGATCTGCTATAACCTGAATGATTGCATCGGGAGATATTAATTTATCTTCCTGTAGCAGATAAATCTTCTTCATCAGAAAGATCGCATTATACTGATCCCGCTGTTCTCTATCTGCTGTAAAATATGTGGTAAAGAAAACCATTGCTTCATCCAATGTTTTCAAAACAGCCGCTTTTTCTCCGACAGATTCATAAATCCTAATTAAGAAATCATAACCAGATGTTGCATAGCTAGTATCTTGAATTAAACATTGTGCATAACCGATATAATCGTTCCTATTTTCGGGCGTGATGTGTCTTTTGGAAAGATGAATATAAGCTAAATTATAATCGTTATTCAATGCATAACTTAGTATATGCTGTAATGCTTCTGAATTTTGGGGCTCAAGGCTTATAATTTTCTTAAGATAAGGAACCGTAAATTGATTCATCGTGTCATAGACAAGTTCCGGGTGACCAGGATATACATAATCGTAATGTGCAATGGCCATTAAAAACAATACCGCTGTATCGTCAGGATGATTTTTAAGATGCTGCTCTCCTTCTTCTATACATAGTGCGAGATCACCTGAATAAAATAAATTTTCTAACTCCTCGATGTTCATCTATATAATTATTTTGTCGTGTTGTTTACTTTTTAAATATCTAATCAAAGTTAGTGTATGAACAACCTTCAAAAAATCCCCGGTTTCAGCTACTATGTAAAAAAGTGAATCATCCTATTTTTGATACAACTCATAGTTTTCATCTGAATAAATTGTTTTTTAAAGGTGATTGAGCTATCATGAGTGACTTGATCC
This region includes:
- a CDS encoding sensor histidine kinase translates to MKRFLSTYFRAYLFAFLLFAIILSSEVQFSSEYVLGSISDFFLSIFPRSLIYSIPVAFLMWYCGQFDFQKPKLNRLIQIVGFLLIGVAVTVLEKLLEFYLGTWNVKESFGLFLTSRFFPTWLGLNIYSIIYGAVTVSISNMRRNVLLQKQLQTASINAIKSQLEHHFLFNNLNTLYSLIDDTNPKALNFLHNLSELYRYLLKNADNQTVSLVEELLIVEKFIKMTQERYGSNLIVSINYSHQIDDKAVIPPLSIYNLVENVIKHNIIDDSHRVRCTIDVTSQFVVVSNNMFGKRHSYTKENSGIGLASLRKIYAMLSTTKVEVDIIDNFFIVKIPILQSHQTNGKIKLIAYENCSR
- a CDS encoding outer membrane beta-barrel family protein, with amino-acid sequence MSIRRISFVLFFSLTSVLLSKGGSIKKVENVISQRIGLDSIIFYGKILEQTTEKVIPSATIQVISINDREIIDRLSSDQEGRFQMRKVLRDSILLKISHVGYDSLDFFLKTSSISKEPLIIKLFQKSRTIDEVSIVLKAPIVEEKDGKLIYNVDETNNSDSFAADELLRKVPYVSVDFNGEVKLRGSSSVKVFINDKPSTLIAGSVSDALKLVPASMIKRVEVITNPGAKYDAEGTVGIINIITKRDLKGINAFVNVSAGSIGNANIAAGGGISNTKFSSNVSLTSNYYRNKIHSELERNSYGDQTQYLFQESDIRAIGRSYGANLSSSYNFSHKNILSAGIQVNDVNNDRDEDISFWSSVKGVGADENSRSIDNKIKKPGYSLHLDHNLKLKGDNHTLISSIILSSSDDNNHYFLNRDRAYDDRSFNLQKRKELSAQIDYSKPLSKRINLEFGMKYIGRAFNSSSLMSAFDNASQSFELMDSSLNEMDYDQQIISVYNSYNVSLGKGFRSNTGLRYERTINDGRVDRLHSFENDFRNLLPSLSFVKSFGKTKQSIRLSYNQRLQRPGITFLNPFINRADVNNVRYGNPNLKPEKSHQIEVAYSNFSVNKLFFTLSPFFTIVNNSIQEKRDVGSDGSTSVTFQNIGKSRSLGGNIYFSYQDSKFSVAPNLNIFYSKLSSDTYSNKGLTMNASIFASAKFSKGFSLELYSNYNTREINLQGYSDALSYSMIGVKKNIINKSSSISLSMLQPFHKNVKLHTEVSGYNFNQNSTIVAPLRQLRLSFRYQFGKIKKSAKQDDSDVIEDKNAGGTAIPVN
- a CDS encoding LytR/AlgR family response regulator transcription factor produces the protein MKIVVVEDEIAAYNNIERLARNVKSESLSIVAWLKSIEEAEKWFMLNGEPDLLLLDIQLSDGLVFELFTNLEINCPIVFTTAFDHYAIKAFDYNALSYLLKPISQTQFDDMIKKVFQNSSNYKIDNSLRRLITQLDTYNSKNILRERFLLKKGEKYFVVKTSNIRYIYIDHSVILETLEGERFILGNTLDELVNQLDPLKFFRCNRQVIVNVDAITIVIPYFKNSLLLKLDTKTDCEIVVPKDKVRAFKLWMDR
- a CDS encoding protease — its product is MIRTFSFLILAAILITGCQNQKNVSDTTEVKRDTSTLISLETQLQAIDTNFSTDSVLLSFSVFNHSDTVQRFCKWETPFEPMLGKYMEIVDEQGIEAQFTGPMARRVMPPPAESYILVQPNDCVSTVYNLAKNYTIKPGKYTVKYTGGGVSGLHEGNEVKITVNGK